In the Ictidomys tridecemlineatus isolate mIctTri1 unplaced genomic scaffold, mIctTri1.hap1 Scaffold_67, whole genome shotgun sequence genome, GCTGTAATATAAATACTGAACATGCATCTGGTGGCTGGGTACCCCCTCTACCCTCACAAAAGAAGAGGAATTTGGGATAAAAGTTTATGGAGCATCTAACACAGGGAGAGCCCCCTAGTAGACACTCAGTaaataactgattaaaaaaaCTGATACCTGTTTAACAAGTTCTCTACAATGTGGAGACTTCCAAAACATACCTCatacaaaatgtctttttttgtgtgaacTTCAGGTAGTTTTGCCATTGGGATTTATGCAAAAAGCTCTATTTGCAGCAAGGGATGAAGAGTGGAAGAGATTTCGAGTCTTGCTGTCGCcagtgttctccagtgggaaacTCAAGCAGGTAATAAACTAAGAGGACTTTagttaaaaacttaaataagGATTTGGGGATAGGACATGTGTGAGAACATCATCGTTTTCCAAAGAATATTTCACTAAGTTtgaaatttctaattaaaaaaaactaaaagtaaatatcagaaagatcaatacagtagaaggaagggaacagagggaagaaagagaggagagaaaggggaagtattGGGACTGagttagaacaaattatttttccatgcttttataattatgtcaaaatgaaacttattcttatggataaataaaaagaactaattaaaaatttcaaatgacctattgtttttatatctagaagagatattattttattcattataaatatctCATACTTTATAATCCTGGGAAAACCAGAGCCTCGGGGACTCGATTCTCCTCTAACTGTGGGTGAAGTTGTGTTTTGTGCTTAGATGATCCCCATCATTAACCAATATGGAGAAGCATTGGTGAAGTACCTGagccaggaagtgaagaaaggCAAGCCTGTCACTGTGAAAGAGTAAGTAGCAGGCAGCTCTGTGGTTCTGAGCTGTTTTAAGACCTTCCAGCACCCTGCCAGGGAACTTAAATTACCACTGTTGAGCTACCCCCTGACCAGACAAAAGTAAGTGTGTGCTGTCACAACCACAATGGTCCACACAAGGAGGAGAGGCTCCTAGGATGAGGCAGGGTGCTGGGACATCTGTGTACAAAAACAGAATTAGTTTATCTGCTTGATCGTCAATGTGGATATTATGTAAGTCAAAACACATATTTTACAATGAAGAACATAATCACTCAGAAGTTGAGGGTAGAGCCTAGGGAATGTTGGATGGGGGGAAGTTTCTGGTACCTATTGAGCAGGGATAGAAAGATATAACACagagctagggttgtagctcagtggcagaacacttgcctagcatgtgtaaggcactgagtttgatcctcatcatcacataaaaataaactgataaaataaaggcatgctgtcctctacaactaaaaaaaatatttaaaaaaaattaaaaaagaaaaataccatgcAGGCCATGGAACAACAAATCTCTTCATGGTTGCACTGAGAATAtcagcaaaatacaaaatatgaaatattctcacCACTTGTTCCTCCAGTCTCAACAGAGATAAGGTCCTGAAAAGATATGGATTACAACTACCATATCATTTGTTATATAAAATGGGTTATTTTGACCAATGAACAACCACTGATACTTGGTGAAGgtgatcccccactcactgcttgacagggtcacagtgagaaaaagtgttggaaaagccgctctcccactgtcttgacagggtcacagtgaggatgaatgctggcaaagccatgctggttggtgggtaaccgaaaccatgagaccttttttttatgtaattgggactttgcattttcatgcatATGCTtctcacaggaggcatgagtatgttaaatgccaaacaaattaaatcttagatggctagaacataaaaggtagttcatgccttggagggTGTCCTACTACCCAACATATCAAGGACAATGTAGAAGGCTATTCTTCTATcttagtacattgtggacaaacctaatAACAGACAACAATCATCTTTTGAAAGGTCATGAGAACTAGTGctccttgactgagaaacaaagaaactctttgagaaagcagctcaaacagttttatgagaataaatttaggaattaattaaaatagatttataagacacagttttagaataatgttagaaatattattttatttagattcttaagtttagaaattcttaagtctttagttgtataggtttttgatatgttttaaggataattcataaactttaggatattttaaatataatatttaaagggACATTTTTAGATGGgcattttagattaaaaataaagtacaagtgtactttaggttaatgattggttaggagacttagagtctggttacgtagtttgacattagttaataagaaaataacatatcttgggaaaaatagtaaatcttgggaaaatctgcaAAAGTAAATTAGtgacatattttattaatgattctgtacttttaataattatataactgaaggtcatatcctggaaaaatgtaaattaatgtaccctcaatcatggttaaggaaatgtcatgtctcggcaaagttttaaattatataattaatgacgtattgtgaatctataatgatgagaaaaattgtaataaaaggggACGCAGAGAAAGCTGCTTTAGCTCTCTCTCTAGATATTGCTCGAGGGAaggactcctgtctcatcttatCGCGGACGcaactcatccttcaggactccctggaccccgctagggcaggaccccggcagATACTGTCTTGGGAAATCTGAGAGAATATGTTCCCCACGTTGTGAGATCATCCAAGtacattttgagaaaattttcaatgttttaactGAGGATATTCTTACTCATTTCCTTTTGTGAGATTCTGCCCTTGGGGCCACTTTGGGTCCTGAAGTTCAGGACCTCTCAGGAGCTGTAGCAGTGGGTGCAGAGAAGGGGGGGCAATGTTTCTGCCTCTCAGAACAGGGTGTTGCTTTTATGTGATGTGCTAGAGAGGAATCAGCTCTGGGCACAGACTGTGCTGAGGCAGGACCTAGGTCAAGGTCACCTATATTGGATCCCCTACCAGGAGTCAATTATAACACCTTGGTTTTGCTGAAGCTCCATACTTAATCATCTTTTATCATCTGTGCTCCACTCACTGAGGTAATTTATCTGATTATGGGTGTCTGTCTCTGTGACTGAACTCCTTGAGCTCACTACCCTAGTATCCCTAACTCCCCTGGCACAGGGGCAGCTGCCTCATGGCATTTGATAGGAGCATGGACTAGTCATTTGATCAACAGATATTTCTGACAGTGTGTGAATGTGCTCATATCACTTCTTCCAGCATGTGTAGTAGGAGAGTAAAGCAGTACAGattgaaattttacatttctttttctactcagAATTTTGGGGAGCTACAGCATGGACGTGATCGTTAGCACATCTTTTGGAGTTAATGTCAATTCCCTCAACAATGCACAAGATCCATTTGTGAAAAAAGCCAAGAAAGCCATTGGTTCAGATGTCTTCCAtcaaatttttcttataattagtatgtggatcaccgtttctttttttttcttttaaaataacaacttcatTAAGATATTATTTACATACTATATGCTTCCTTACAATGTAAAACTCCATAATTTTTAGGATGATAAATGATATGTGCAGCCCTCAccattgtcaaaactcagaaaactcattATCTTTTAACTGTCAGCTTTCAAAATGGTTTATGCTAAACAAACACtactgtattttctatttctttagccTTGCATATGATGCATACATTATAAAAATGGGGAcatacaatatgtggtcttttgtgatgtAAGGTGATATCATTTAGTATTTTGTTTCcaagtaaaatatatatcagtatttcatgtttatggccaaataatataccattgtatagatatactacaatttagttatcctttcatcagttcatagacatttatgttatttccaccttttggctattatgaatggtgCCATTATGAACATTAGTGTGAAACTTGTTTGTGAACTCTAGTTTTCAATTTCATCTCAGTATATActcaggagtgaaattgctgccttacaaagtacttctgtcagtgttttccataatagctgtaccatttaatattcttaccaaaagtgtatgagggttccaattacttcacttattttctaACACTTCCTGTTTCCATCTCTTATTTTAGACATTGTAGTGGATGTGAGATGTCTACTTAtgtggatttgatttgcattttcctgttggTTACTGATAACAAGCAATgttaatcacttttttatttgttcttttcagatatacatcacgtatttataaaaacataaagtataccttattctaattaggatggcAGGCTTGTGgaggtacatgatgtggagattcactatgAGGTGTTCatctatgtacataggaaagataattcagattcattattttaaagaacgTCTATCCATATCTTTCCCCACAATTACCTgaagtatttgtatttttgttttgaggcttaaGAATTTTACTGGTGTGATTCtgtaccatgtacaaccagaggaaggaaatcttgtgctccatttgtgtacaatgtgtcaaaatacattctactgtcatgtataactaattggaacaaattaaaaataaaagaaaaaataatttctaaataatttatttgaaaaaatacttcTTCATATATTCCTTACACAGTTTCTTATCAGATTATGATTTGAAACAAGCTTTTCCTATTCTATAAATATCTAtttactttcttgatagtgtcctttaaagcacaaagtttttagttttttgcagTTTATTCCTATCATGGAAGGTATTCCATATCCCAACCATTGAAATGAATGAGCtggatttcaaaatcttaaaatgtattaatattaaagctgtagtgttcacaaaagaaaagcaattgataGTAGATGCATGCAATttgatgccatttatataaatgttagaaACTGAACAGGTCTTGGAAACttaatgtttaaatcagtttcttttattgtttgtgCTCCAAGTATCAAATATAAGAATTGATTGAAACCATATTGACTTACatactttttattgtttactACTAAAAATTGTAGTTTAGCTCTGATATTAAGGTAGCCCAatgattttaatttaagtttaacATTCAGGGCCAGGTGAGGACAACatgttattcttttgcatgtggctatgtagttgttccagcaccattttttgaagagtgtcTGCCCTGTTCAATGGCCAGGGCACCTTTCTCAAAATTCCATGGTCCATAGACATGTGGGTTAATTTCTGGACTCTAAATCCTATTCCATTTATCTATATGTTTACCCATCTTGTaggaccacattttatttttgctttggagtaggtttttaaatcaagaaatgtGAGTCCTACAACTTCAATCtcattttcaacattattttagctattctgtgttcctttgaattctatgtgaattttaaatcaacTTGCCAATTCCTCAAAGGAGCCAGCTAAGATTCTGTTACAAAGTACATTAGAATCTGCAAATCAATTTCAGTACTATtgccatttaaacaatattaagttttctgaTCCACAAACCTGAGATGTTTTTCCTAGTCATGTAgatcctctttcttttatttcaacaatattttgtagttattaTTGTGCTTGTCTTGCacctttgttaaattgattcctatgtattttattcttcttaatgtcattgaatatagaattattttttaatttcttagtttttcttttgggttGCTTATCACAGTGTAGAGaaatgcagtttatttttgtgtactgatcttgTATCATAaaatgctggtgaactttttATTACTTACAGTATTCCaagagaagtggtgagagagggatgCTTGTCATGTTCTTGATTTGGGGTAAAACTATTACATTAttaagctacaaattttcatagaTATCATTTATCagatttacaaaatttcatcctagtcctaatttgctgagggttttatcacaaaagaatgattttgagaattatttttcgACGGGGAATGTTGGTtttgattttatcaaatgtttttttctgcatcaattgaaatAATCCTCTGTGttgacttttttatttcatggatttgGTGTATTACACAACCATTTCCTGTGTTGTCTTTGCTTGGTATTAGTATTAGGGTAATACTGGACTTTTAGAGTATATTCAgaaatgctcttttaattttgaaagtgtttttgaaaaattgGTATTAGTTCTGTATTTTGTAGAATCTACTATTAAAACAATCAAGATCTGGGTTTGTATTTGTGAATAATTTTCTATTACTAATGCAATCATGTTACATTTTACAAGTTTATTCATGTTGTATATTTACTTCTCAATCAATTTCTGTAGTTTGTGTCTTTTAGGATTTTCTGCACAAATATATGAGAACAAGCAAATTGTTAGAATTCTTTCATAATCCTTCTCCAATGGtagtaataaattcttttttcatttctcttgctattcatttcttttttaatatttattttatcttttcattaacATGTATGAGTTATGCAAATAAATGGAGTTCCATGTGATGTCTCAACACATATACACAGCATACAGAAATGAAATAGAGCCTTTCTTTATCCACCTTCTGCCATAGCCCTTTCCAACCTTTAATAATCACTATTATACATTCAGgtcaaatatttttacctttcaCACATGAGAAAAAACATGTGGTACTTGTACTGATGTGTCTAGTTTAGTTCATAAGCTGAATGTCCTCTAATTCCATCCACTTTTAGCTACAAaatacagaatttcattcttctttatggatgaatgttCCATtgggcatatatgtatgtgtgggtatatatattttttattttaatatatattataaatacataaattttatattataatatataataaataaatatatatatatatatatcactttctttatccatgcattgATGGATACCTAGATTTAATGCACATATCAGGTATTcagaataatatagaaataaatctggATGTACAGATGTTCCAatcatatagaaaaaatatattaatataaaatatgttttatatatctataaagtattacatatataaatgatatatattttcataatataacaaatttttaaaaacataatggcCAAACACCCAAGTAATCcagtttaaatatagaaaaattctccaaatagttatttctcaaaaaaaaatgacttaaaaatacatgaaaaaactaTTCAATATCACTTGGtgtaagggaaatgcaaataaaaactacaataagacatcatctcaccctggttagaatgaccattatcaaaaaaagaaagaatgaatgaaaaaataacaaatgctagttagatgtggagaaaaatttCTCTTACATACTGTAGGTAGAAATGTACACAATTCTGGAAAAGAGTGTGAAggactccaaaataaataaaagtagatataCCTTCTGATCCAGATGCCCATTTCTAGTACATATTGAAGGAAATATCATATGAAACTGTTATGCCTTTGTATTTCTTGGTCAATCTGGCTAATGGTTTGGtgatttttatgacattttcaaaGGGGTAAGGTGACATATACACACCTTTTGTTTTTGtcgattttatttcttttctatttcatttgtttcaacttgggttttatgattttctttcttatgcttcccttttgtttaatttcctcttttcacCATTTTATGATTTAACTTAGACTATTGACTTGAGAACTATCTTTTATAAAACCTATACATCTGTAGCTATATGTATATGAGCGCTGCTTTTGCTACTTCTCCTAAGTGTGATATAACATGTCATCACCTTAATTCACCTAAAAACAACTTCTAGTTGCTTTTGGATTCCATCTTTCATGCTTGACAGTTGTGTCTGGAAGTTTTATagttaatttgtatttttgtctgagtttcctgattttccatctgttattgatttctggtttcaGTTCTTGACAGCTGAGAAACATAGGCCAACTTGTACCTATCCTGCCTACTTTTCCTTGAATGCATAATTAATTATAGCACAGAGTATAAACTGTTTTACCCAGAGACCCTATTCCAATACACAAAAGGGTAAGGAGCCAGGGAATTTAATCCTCTTCCTTTTATCAGTCCAGTGGCATTGATGGGGCCACTGATCTCCTGCTATGGTGGCTGCAACCCCATGTATGAAATGCCCTTGCTCAGCCATGAACCAGACACCAGGTACTGGCCACAGAGGCAATGGCTTCTGCTGGAGGAAactgatgatttttctcttctgtattttttataaaataatcaatgcTCCTGGGATGTTGCCTTTTCATCaaggtttctctttattttttctttcactttttttctagtgatatttCCATTCCTTAGACCAGTGTTTCAAGCATTAAATGTCTACAGGTTTTCAAAAAGTgctctggatttttttaaaaattttgtaatgAAGGTGAAACAAAAACccctagaaaataaagaaaaggtaaaacctGGTGGTGGTGACATGACAATGTTCACTTTTTGATCATTTATTTGCTGTGTACATCTGACttgtgcatatacaaatgtacatgtaattttgtaagtggtgctggggattgaatccaaggtctcatgtatgctaggcaaatactgaatcactgagcttcattccccaGTCCCtctctgtacattttttaaagttgatggaATACTTTAAGATTTGCACtggagaatttttacattttggttagaatgaagatcaaatttaaaaaagttaaactgATAATGAGTAAGATTGACAATTTTTGATACAATAATAGACATGATGTTATgtcttgaaaaaaatatcattcaaataaaaaccttatCATTTCCCTCTCATTCagtaaactgtcaaaataaaaatcgtatttcaaaatgattttactgTTAAAAGTATTCCCCAAATCTTAAACTGGTGAACAATCATTACAATTCAAAGCCCTTTACATCTTAATTGTCACATTCTTCAAAGGAAGGTCCTATTGGGCACCTGGTGAAGTATGTGTATGTTAAATCTGAGTCTTTTCCTGTCCACAATCAGGCCGTGCTCTTCAGTTACCATCAAGGTAATATGCTAACCCAGGTTTGCCTTCTGCTTTGCCTGGAGGTCAGCACAAGAATGTCTCCAGGTCAGGGAGGCAGGACAGACATCCCCAAGTGTGACTGAAGATTGAATCATGTACCTAATGGGTGGAGGATTTGATGATACACAAACAAAAGCTAGTAATCATCTTTGAAACTACCAAGTGTATTCAGTGTGGTCATTGAATAAGAATTAaggcaaaataaaagaattgaagtCCAAGACCACTTCCTGGTCAAGCAAGTATGACAGGAAAAGGAGACAAACCCAGCATTATGGGGAGCAAAGACCAACAGATATTGGACACCATAGCTGGATTTCTCTCAGGAAAATATCCTGTTTTCCATGgtttatacatgcatatttttttcacttgtggGTTGTGTAACCCTAGCCAGACTTCTGGACTTAAAGGACCCATATTCTAAGAAGGGAGGTGAAATGCTACATTCAAGATGTACTTCTGACTTTATGACTGATTTTGTCATTCCCATTTCCATTTCTAATTCCAGAACCGCATTGATTTTCTCCAGTTAATGATTGATTCCCAGAATTCCCAAGACAAGGAGCCCTACCAAGGTAACCAAGAATGTTTCATGGTCCATTGACACGGAAATTCAAATAAGCAAATTATCctgaaaatatacacattttctagagaaaatagaTTTCCACCAAATTGCAGGAAGATACACATTTGGATATTGCAAATGGTGCCCACATGTACTGTCTAGAATCATACAGATGTAACAAGGCTCAAAAATTGAAGGGAAACTAGGAAAACGCATTTCAGTCATGAAGTTAGTCTGTTGTCTTTTTACCATCAACATCAGAACAAATGATGATTTGAAGCCTCATTCAGATACACTGAATCAGAACCTCTGCCTGGATATTTGCATTTGTACATCCAATCAGGAGGCTCACTGTTCCAGTAGTGGTGAGGGTCAATGGCAGtactgggtgaaaatgtgtttactAGCTTCATCTGATATTAAGATTAACTTTTCCCATGTAATTCATAAGAATGTTGTGGGGGAAACCTCCGATACTGTGTAAATATCCTATTCCTCAGCATACTTTCACCAACTAGTTTTATCATACATGAATGATTTTTGATATAAAGCATTTGAATTATGATGTTTACAAACTGCTGTCTTTATCATTCTATTGTCTACTGTACATTTATGAGTTGGTATTAGATTGTCAGAGAGTTCCATTCTTATTTATGTCAGTATGATGTTATATACTatgaatttattctcttgctatcattttttattttgatggtcaAATTCTCTTGGGCTTAAGTCTTTTAACAACTTAtcccttctctttctgttcctcgtccctcttctcttcctcatcttatattttgattgataaaattgactatattttatagcagtttaggttcatagcaaaactgagaagaaggcatagaaatttcccatatccatttttttctcgAAATTCATCTGTTTCCCCCATTACAAAGGTCCCTCACCAAAATGATATATTTGCCACAATCAATGAACCATCACAGATAAGTCACCTTACCCCTAAGTTCATAGGTGAACATAAGAGTTTTTGAGTTTGTACATTCTATCAGTTTTGATTcctatataatgatatatatccACATTGTAGAAACATACACAGTATTGCATGTTTTCTCAGATTGTTTTGGGAGAACATTCTTGCTTTCTGGTGCAAGAAACTCTAGGTTCCTTGTCTATATCCTTTGATCAGGCCTGGAATCACCCATTTTTTCTAGAAGCCCTGGCTTTTTTAAGTGAGAGATGGTATTAGAAACCAAAATCTGGAAGTGTAATGTGACCATTACTACTGTAGTTTCTTTGAGATCGTTTCTctgaacagagatatgaaaataaaatatattagtgcAGACtgagcaatataaatatttctatgtgaGTCCATATACATGGTTGAAACAGTAATCCTCTCCCTGATTCCACTACAACTTTCTGTGTTGAATGAAGTACTAAATATAAGTATTGTTCATACAGTAAGCACTGGATACGTGGCTATGTAGCTTTTGGCATGTAGGTAATGTTACTGAAGAAGTGTACTTTCTATTGTTATTtagatttaattcattaaaatttaaatttagatagaCACATATGGTTAGTGGCTACCACTAACTTAAGTGTAACTTAAGTTTATACTCCAATTTCATTTTAGTATCATTGGGTTTATGCCAGTAGTGGGGAAAATTCGGTTTGAGTTTTCCCACAATAGCATCATAGAAAGCTTCTGTAAGCTAGAATTCCATGTAGATCTTTCTCacactcattttgtatttttgtattattttttgttatgaatTACATCGTTGGAATGTATACCATATTTCGTTCAGGTATTTGAGTATCAACAAATCCTAATCATTTCTCCAATCAATGAGATGAATACTTGAATGTGACATTTTAGGAGAAAAGTCAAGAGAAACAACACCTTCTATCACAAAGGCTGTTTGATGATTATGAAGTTCAGCAAATAGAGGGGATGTGTACTAAGAAAGATGACATTCAGCCCAAGATTGATAAGCAATGTTAATTTCACTCACTGAACCCCATCATCCTATGGCTTCTGCCTAATGCCCTGTATCAACACATTCTTTCTTGTGTGATTTTAATACCACTCATTAGGCTCTGGTTAATCACTACTCttctgggttatttttctctgtatagtTTCTGCACACCCTGAGATCATCCAATTTGAAAACTGGTGCCCCAGGTCTTCTATTACCTGATGATTCTTAGGCTAGTTTGTGAACAGAGTTTACTACATCTCATGGAAGTTCAGATTTCAGTTTGGTAGCTTGAAACTCTGTGTTTCTAATAAGCTCCTTGAAGCTtttgatgctgctggtccatggaccacaGTTTGTGTAGAAAAATTTCTCTGTGGCTCAGTATAGTTCTGTCAATCATGGCCTTTATTTTCCCTGCAAAGATGCCAGTATTGCAAATGCTTTCAAGGTTCTTCAAACTACATTCTAGATagagtaagtttatttttttcccaggaGAAGAGTGCTACCCACTATTTATAGCTAAATAACGTTCATGATATGCAAGGCACAGTTGAAAAATACTGTTTGTTTGACATCCATACTGTCTCTTGAAATCACCCAGTTGTGTTCGTGGTGGGGGGTGGCAGAATGAGGAACATTATGAATTGCTCTTCCAGTTTTTCCTCATTGGATTTTGGATCATCATTCTGATTTATGTTCATGTGAACTGTAAAGTGTGCATGTACATGCTTAGACTAAAttgtctttcctctccttttaggTCTATCTGATCTGGAGATTGCAGCCCAGTCTATTATCTTTAATTTGGCTGGCTATGACACCACTAGCACCACTCTTTCATTTATTATGTATCTACTGGCCAGCCACCCTGATGTCCAGAAGAAGCTTCAGCAGGAGATTGATGAGACTTTGCCAAATAAGGTTAGTGAATGGCAcctggaggagagaggagagttaAAATCTCTGGGAATCTCAGTGTGTTATTGGGCAGTTCTAAAATTATGATGGTTATTAAATACTTTGCAAATGCTATGGTATTTTACCAATATGAGTTATTTGAGGAGCTCTGAAAACATCAGTGTACTGTGTCAACAAAGTTTTAAGTTATTTCCaaatcttaatttacaaaaaatttctttcttgccAGGCACCTGTTACATATGATGTACTATTTGAGATAAAGTatctggacatggtggtgaatgAAACTCTCAGATTGTATCCAATTATTGAGAGAATTGTGAGAGTCTGTAAAAAAGATGTTGAACTCAATGGGGTGCGCATTCCCAAAGAAACAATCGTGGCTATACCAACATATAGTCTTCATCAAAACTCCACGTACTGGCCAGAACCTGAAAAGTTCTACCCTGACAGGTACAGGGCTCCTGAGAAAAAAATCCACCCTTAAGAGGCTGTTTCACACATATTCTGAGGTCTTTTAGTGCAGATGGCatacatgtgattttaaaattttcttgttttaagaaaattttaagaagtcttttACAAAGTGGTAATTGTTTTAGAAGacaaacattagaaa is a window encoding:
- the LOC144374396 gene encoding cytochrome P450 3A9-like isoform X3; this encodes MDLISNSSIETWVLLAIFLVLLYLYGTYSHGLFKKLGIPGPTPLPLFGTLLYYRKSFWQYDVQCHKKYGKMWGLYDGQQPVLVITDPEMIKTVLVKECYSVFTNRAVVLPLGFMQKALFAARDEEWKRFRVLLSPVFSSGKLKQMIPIINQYGEALVKYLSQEVKKGKPVTVKEILGSYSMDVIVSTSFGVNVNSLNNAQDPFVKKAKKAIGSDVFHQIFLIIMIFPFLRPVFQALNVYRFSKSALDFFKNFVMKVKQKPLENKEKNRIDFLQLMIDSQNSQDKEPYQGLSDLEIAAQSIIFNLAGYDTTSTTLSFIMYLLASHPDVQKKLQQEIDETLPNKAPVTYDVLFEIKYLDMVVNETLRLYPIIERIVRVCKKDVELNGVRIPKETIVAIPTYSLHQNSTYWPEPEKFYPDRFGKKNKENINPYIYKPFGNGSRNCIGMRFALIGMKLALIRLLQNFFHSCKVTQIPLKLSKKPFLQPEKPIVLKVVSRDEPGK
- the LOC144374396 gene encoding cytochrome P450 3A9-like isoform X1, encoding MDLISNSSIETWVLLAIFLVLLYLYGTYSHGLFKKLGIPGPTPLPLFGTLLYYRKVVLPLGFMQKALFAARDEEWKRFRVLLSPVFSSGKLKQMIPIINQYGEALVKYLSQEVKKGKPVTVKEILGSYSMDVIVSTSFGVNVNSLNNAQDPFVKKAKKAIGSDVFHQIFLIIMIFPFLRPVFQALNVYRFSKSALDFFKNFVMKVKQKPLENKEKNRIDFLQLMIDSQNSQDKEPYQGLSDLEIAAQSIIFNLAGYDTTSTTLSFIMYLLASHPDVQKKLQQEIDETLPNKAPVTYDVLFEIKYLDMVVNETLRLYPIIERIVRVCKKDVELNGVRIPKETIVAIPTYSLHQNSTYWPEPEKFYPDRFGKKNKENINPYIYKPFGNGSRNCIGMRFALIGMKLALIRLLQNFFHSCKVTQIPLKLSKKPFLQPEKPIVLKVVSRDEPGK
- the LOC144374396 gene encoding cytochrome P450 3A9-like isoform X2, with the translated sequence MDLISNSSIETWVLLAIFLVLLYLYGTYSHGLFKKLGIPGPTPLPLFGTLLYYRKVVLPLGFMQKALFAARDEEWKRFRVLLSPVFSSGKLKQMIPIINQYGEALVKYLSQEVKKGKPVTVKEILGSYSMDVIVSTSFGVNVNSLNNAQDPFVKKAKKAIGSDVFHQIFLIIMIFPFLRPVFQALNVYRFSKSALDFFKNFVMKVKQKPLENKEKNRIDFLQLMIDSQNSQDKEPYQGLSDLEIAAQSIIFNLAGYDTTSTTLSFIMYLLASHPDVQKKLQQEIDETLPNKAPVTYDVLFEIKYLDMVVNETLRLYPIIERIVRVCKKDVELNGVRIPKETIVAIPTYSLHQNSTYWPEPEKFYPDRFGKKNKENINPYIYKPFGNGSRNCIGMRFALIGMKLALIRLLQNFFHSCKIPLKLSKKPFLQPEKPIVLKVVSRDEPGK